One Oryza glaberrima chromosome 10, OglaRS2, whole genome shotgun sequence DNA segment encodes these proteins:
- the LOC127753535 gene encoding inosine triphosphate pyrophosphatase, with protein sequence MSGAAAAAARALPKAVTFVTGNAKKLEEVRAILGSSIPFQSLKLDLPELQGEPEDISKEKARMAASQVNGPVLVEDTCLCFNALKGLPGPYIKWFLEKTGHEGLNNLLLAYEDKSAFAMCIFSLALGPGEEPMTFVGKTAGKIVPARGPADFGWDPVFQPDGFDKTYAEMPKSVKNQISHRGKALALVKEHFAAANYKVQNDGSA encoded by the exons ATgtccggggcggcggcggcggcggcgcgggcgctgccCAAGGCGGTGACCTTCGTGACGGGCAACGCCAAGAAGCTGGAGGAAGTCCGCGCCATCCTCGGCTCCTCCATCCCCTTCCAGTCCCTCAAGCTCGACC TCCCTGAATTGCAAGGTGAGCCGGAGGACATATCTAAAGAGAAAGCACGAATGGCTGCATCCCAG GTGAATGGGCCTGTACTTGTTGAGGACACCTGCCTATGCTTCAATGCACTCAAAGGCTTACCAG GGCCCTACAT AAAATGGTTCCTTGAGAAAACTGGGCATGAAG GTTTGAACAATTTGTTGCTAGCCTATGAAGATAAATCTGCTTTTGCTATGTGCATCTTTTCTCTTGCTCTTGGACCAGGAGAAGAACCAATGACATTCGTTGGGAAAACAGCA GGAAAGATTGTGCCTGCTAGAGGACCTGCTGATTTTGGATGGGACCCAGTATTCCAACCAGATGGTTTTGATAAAAC CTACGCTGAGATGCCCAAGTCAGTGAAGAATCAAATATCTCACAGGGGAAAAGCTCTTGCTTTGGTGAAAGAACACTTTGCAGCTGCCAACTATAAAGTTCAGAACGATGGTTCAGCTTGA